gcatatccagaaaatgagcgaaatacgaggaaacatatgaataagtggaaccggggtAAAATAATATCGAGGCATCTCGgtggcaaactgaaacaatacatgtaatcacagcatctgaagcgatggcatctggtctggcagggagtgcatagaaataggcctggccaccccctgatctgcctccccctctagggcgacccctaaatgactgacctccaccccgagatgattgggtgggtggtgaagtaaccggtgctgaagttgaaggctgactcctctgttgaGATAGACCTctatgacgacgaggacactgcctccacatatgcccaagctctccacactcaaaataactccctggtgctggtgacggggactgaagggagccccgaacACCGGGATAactagtagaagaacctggcatagaggaggcctgaactgatggagcacgagacgaactctatgctggaagggcactaagtgatgagtggccctgatgagaactgtgagaaccatggcccgatgatgcaccatggtgaatTGTGCGGGTtggctgagcatgcctaaatgaacggcctctgccgtgctgaaactgacccccataaggagcaccactaaatcctccctatcctcgaggcctcttagcctctctctcatTCCTTTTCTAGtcatgaaccatctcaatctgccgagcaatgtcgaccacctcatcaaaagtagcattaaacaccctctctctagtcataagcaaccgtaGCTAAAAAGTGAGCccatctataaacctcatgaTTCTCTCCCTgcctgtgggaaccaaccagatagcatgacaggccaactccgagaatcgcacctcatactgcatcacagacatatcaccctgacgaagctgctcaaactgcctgcacagctcctctttgtgggactgaggcacgaacttctccaaaaagaccacagagaactgctgccaagtaaggggtgttgcgccaataggcctacgcctctcgtaagtctcccaccatctgagtgcagccccaaaaaacggaaaagtagtgaatgagaccccacaattCTCCAGAATACTAGCTGTACGGAGTGTCCTCTGACAACTGTCCAAGAAGTCATGGGCATCCTCTATCTTTGTGCCACTAAAaggtggaggctggagtctcccaaacctctccaatctacattgatcatcctcaggcataacaagaaccacataatcctgagcagctgcaaccagctgggctggtagtgccttCGGTatctggaatccctgtaccacctactctggtgtgcgggcagtgggagtctgagcacctcccccgacctgagaagtagctaATGCGGTCGGAACAGAGACCACCTGAGCAAAACTGGTACATGCGGTCAGAATCTGAgataaggcctcctgaagacctggaatcacaataggcacagatggtgcctgagctggtgcatcaacaactagaaTATGGTCCTGATCTAGGGTaactagtggatctgcaggtactaccCCAGCTActgtgcgggctgcacctctacccctaccatggCCCTGGATGGTGGTACCGGTGGCTGGTCCTCCTGATCGGTaacacgagtcctcaccatctgtgagagaatgaaacaacagaagtttagttaccagaatcaacagattcgcacgacaagaatgtgAGATTTTTTAAAGGTTTTGCGGCCTCTcggagataagtacagatgtctccgtaccgatctgcaagactctactaaactcgctcatgactcgtgagacctatgtaacctgggctctgatactaacttgtcacgaccctaaactcaaacatgtcgtgatagcacctattGATGGTACTAGGCCAACCGACTCCCACAATACTATGATAATTCATTCAAAGATATGTCAAAAGATGTCTTGGATAGCataatttcataaaaaaaaaacaagggtTGAACTCAACAATAGAAATGCGGAATAAAAAACCAcaaatatcggggtgtcactaagtcatgagcaactactaaAAACTGGTCCGACAACAATAAGACTAATATAGTATGGGAAAAATCCAAATTACAACTAAGGGGAAgataaggaagaagaaaacaggGTTGCGATCatcgggcaactaccttgctaactccaatgatcAACTACAGGAAATATCAGCAGCCGTTACTGTGACCAAAAATGCCTGGATCcccacacaaggtgcagggagtaacgtgagtacaccaactcagtaagtaacaaaagtaAATAAAGCCTGAGAAGTAGTGATGATCTAAATGCAAGTATCGTTCATATCACAAAACATTAGTAAAGTGCGGCATGTTTTGCAACCAGAGTTTATGTCAAATCAGCTTAtttaaatcaagttcaagtaaGTCAATTACAAATATCTTTCAATAGTTCTCAAATAAGGACTCAAAGCAACTATGAGCATGGATGATGAAATCATATActgcccctcgggctacatcactcagtcctcccaatcactccaacctcacaatcactcatgcctcacaatcGCTCATGCCTCACAATCGCTCATGCCTCATAATCGCTCagtactcggcactcggcactcgcactcagtaggtacctgcgctcactgggggtgtttagactccggaggggctcctacagcccaagcgctataatctgcaactcacgtgctgcacggacaactcacgtgctataatatcatatcagaatctgcacggacaactcacgtgctaaggtACAGTACCTCacaaataggccctcggcctcactcagtcataaacctctccagtctctcgggctctcaaaaatcaaaaaaattagcccaaacaacattaacaTGATGCATCAAATAGAATAACAGAGAGTGAACTATGATGTAAGAATGCatgaacatggctgagtacgCGATATCAACTAAAGCAGTGAGCGGACAACAAGAAAtgacctctaagggtccaaacaatactggcataaagcctagacatggtatctaagcaTGATTTACAGTAAATCTTCTAAAGCACATAAAGAGCATATAGCTACAATAGGTTGTTCAACTTCACAGTTGCTACGAGGcggaccaagttacaatccccaatggtgcatgccCATACGctcgtcacttagcatgtgcgtcacctccaaatagtcacatgacaaaaaaattcggggtttcataccctcaggactagatttacaatcgttacttacctcaatccgagcaaatctttactccgcaatgcccttgcctctcgaattggcctccgagcatcccgaatctagccataagtaGTACAATActattaatatatgctaaaggaatcaattccacaagaaaactacttaattagactcaaaacccgaaatcgactcaaactcgacccccgagcccacgtctcgaaatccgacaaaagtcacataacccaaaagctcattcactcacgagtataaccatacaaaattcattaaaatccgatatcatttggttcttcaaatcctcaaattacactctccaaaattccaagccctaacccatTATTTCACTTTaaaaatcctactaattaggtgAGAAATCAACGAGAAAATACCATAGataatgataatagagctcaagcaacttacctcagtgaatatccttgaatccccttcaaagTTCCCCTCAAAAGCTCCAAAGTTCGAGTTAAAAATTgtggaaatgagcaaaaatcacgaagtcctcaatttatacattctgcccaacgaagccgcatctgcggtcccttcatcgcatctgcgaaccaagcttcgcttctgcggaaatcacttaaaacCCCCGGGACCACTTATGCGCCTCTACACcacatcgcaggtgcggaaatgccatctCACCTGCGGTCAAACAACGCACATGCGCCCcataatccgcttctgcgaccatcgcaggtgcgggaatttcATCGCACCTGCACCCTATGCCCAGCtcctaggggtgtcaatggttatTTAAAAACTGAATGAACCGACTGAACcgcaccgaaccgatttttaggtttttttataaatttataacCGTACCGAaaaattagggtaggttttttattttatttaaaggaCCGAAAAATAACCGCctgaaccatatatatatatatatatatatatatatatatttgaaaataataagGAATTAAATCTTTTGTCTTGGGCCTTGGGCGTTGGGCCTTGGGCCTTGAGCCTACAAGTATTTAATATCCCAAATCCCTACTTTTAAAACCTAATTTTTCTACTAAGAGTAAAGAGTCTAAGACTGCTTCTATTGAAACCAAAGTTCTGTCATCGTCCTTAACTTAGCAGTTAGCACTTAGCAGCAAATCACAAAGGACAAGGTATTGATTTCTCTCCTCTCGTATGcctactgatttctattattcagCTATGCATAGTATATCAAAATAAATTTTGCACAAACAACTCAAATTGTCTATATCGAATTTAAATAAGTACTTCTATTAAGTTATAACACGCACCATTGCTACTAGTATATGATGCTTTCATATGCTACAATCGTTGATTTGGTAATTTTATTCTTTCtgaaattttatcatttaatcatACTTTTTGGAATATTAATTCTTTGTTTTAGTTACTAATAACTTAGTTTTGATTTATTATAACAGGTTGAATTTATGGAGCAATCTCTTCAACAGAATATCTCTAATCGTGGCAATGCAAAAAATAGTACAACAGGTTCTAAAGCAGGTAATCCTTCCCGACCACCTCAAAAGCGAAAAATGACCAATCAAAAAGTCCCTCAAAAGAAAAATAGTGATCATGGGTCAGAAGCTTGGCATCATTTTACTAGAATTGAAGGAAGTGAACCAGTTAAGGCTACATGTAATTATTATAAAAACGAAATTGCCGCTTCAGGGAGAAATGGCACTTCAGGCATATGGAACCATCTGGATAGGTGTAAATTATATCCttttagaagagaaaaaaaattaaaaatctataACTGATTTTACCATCAAAGGCGAGGAAGGTGATAAAATAGAAGTTGGTAAACTAAGGCCTCTTAATATAGAGAAAATTAAAAATGCCCTTGCTGCCATGGTTATTATTGATGAATTGCCATTTAAGATTGTAGAAGGGGAGGGTTTTAAGAGATATAGTAGAGTACTTGAAACAATATTTATAATCCCTTCAAGGAATACAATTATAAAAGATTGTCTAGAGCTTTATATGAAAGAGAAGTCcattttgaaaacaataattaaaAATCATCGTGTGTGCCTTACCACAGATACTTGGACATCAATTCAAAACCTTAATTATATGTGTCTCATAGCACATTGGATTAATGATGATTGGTTTTATCAAAAGAGAATTTTAAACTTTCAGCTTATTGAGAGCCATGCGAGAAGGATTATTGCTAGTTCTATTGAGGAATGTTTAATTAATTGAGAAATTGAAAGTGTTCTTACAGTAACAGTAGATAATTCAAGTTCTAATGATATATGTCTTTATTACTTGATGAAGTGTGTTAAGTGAACAGATTTAATTTTAGACAACAAATACATGCATGTCAGATGTGCAACTCACATTGTTAATTTAATTGTAAAAGAAGGTTTAGCAGAACAAGATAAAGCCATTATTAGAATTCGAAATGCAATAAGGTATGTATGATCCTCTCCTTCCAAGTATAGTTTGTTCAAAAAATGTGTTTGAGAAAGAGAAGATTTCATATCTTGTTTGTCTTGATATTGATACTACATGGAATTCCACATATAAAATGTTGGAAcatgttgagaaatttgagaaAGCTTTTGTAAGGATGGAATTAGATGATCCAAACTATAAGAAGTACTTTGATGGAGGTTATAATGGAATTAGTAATTTTTGTGAAGAATTGAGAGACGGGAGGAAGAAGTTCGTgaataagaaaaaaagagataagaaaatcaTTGGCCCTCCtaagcatgaagattttcaagcTGCAAGATGCTTTGCAAAATTCTTAAAGTTATTCTATAATATGACATTGAAGTTTTCTGGCTCATTGTACACTACTTCTAACACTTTTTTCCGTGAATTGGTTGTTGTTTATTTTTCAATTGGATCTCTTTACCTTAATAAGAATGATGGCATGATAAGCATGTCACTAAAAATGATGGAGAAATTTGATAAATATTGATCTTTTAATAGTAAGACCAATTATTTGTTGTTTGTCGCTGTTGTGTTGGATCCACATTTCAAGTTAGAATATGTTGAGTTTTGCTTTGGTAAAATATATGGTCATGATAATATCTTAATAAAATCAAGAATTGCTAGTGTGACAGAGTGTCTGGATGAGTTGTATCATGAGTATAAGAGATTGTATACATTTGAACAAgagaaatttgaagatttaacTTCTAGTGAAGTTTCTCATGGCATGGATATTGATGAATGTGATAAAAGTTTGGACTTTCTTGACTCTCAATTTGCAAAACGCATAGAATCACAAAAGAAAACAGAGAATGCATCGGAGGTAGCCAAATACTTGAATGATGAGTTGAttgaaaaaaattgaatttgatcTATTGGCTTGGTGGAAAGGAAATAAAACTAAATTTTCTGTTCTCTCAAGGTTGGCCAAAGATGTTCTAGCCATTCCAGTGTCTACCGTATCGAGTAAACAAGCTTTTAGTACTAGTGGTCGTGtaattgattcatttaggagttctTTAACTCCTAAAACTGTAGAAGCTCTTATATGTACGCAAAATTGGTTGCTTTCTACTCATATTGATTTAGGTGAATCACTGGGTAATATTGAAAGTCTTGAAGAGATTGAAGAAGGtaataaaattttctttattaattttattattttctttattaatgTGAAAGATTACAATATTTATTAAGTTAATTTTGTATGTTTTGCTTTTTACAGATTGTTTGAATTCAGCACCAACTATTATTGCTAATGTCGATGAATAATTGAGGTTCATGACTCACTTATAAGAGAACCAAATTAGTTAGTTTATCACATAGGTTTTTTCTTTATAAAAGAATGACAACttacttttctctttctttacaGATAGAAGGTCAGTTGATGTTCCTGATGATATCGTTGTTGCCTCACTGCCTTGTTAGATCAATTATAAGTTTTGTTATTTTATGAGTAGTATTTCtatactttttttaaaagaaatgaatAGAAGTTATAAATATTGCAGAGACAGGAATATGACTCAATTATTGTTGAAACTTATGCTATCTTTGGGTGCATTTAATATGTTTCTCTCCTGTTATGTGTTCTTGATGATCCACGTTAAAGTATGTCAGCTAGTAAAATTGGACATCGTGTACCTTATATGTTTATTGTGTTAAGTTTATTTTTTCTATAGAGGGTGTAGAAGTCTCGCAGATCAAGGTTGGCAAAATAAAAAGGTGGAATAATAAACTAGGAGTCGTTGACTGTTTAATAGTACATACTTATTTAGATATTTAGGTATTGTCTTAATCTATATTTTGCATatgattatttaaaaatataccaaaaattattCGAACCGTACCGAAACCGAAATGATTGGGACGGTTTTGAAAAGTCCAATTTTGGTTACACACAATAAAATAACCGAAAACTTGGTatgatttatattttataaaaataccgactgaaccgaaccattgacacccctactagCTCCTccaatctcgcatttgcgacctctcgCTCGCTTTTGCGGGCACGCACCTGCGATGAGACATCatacgcaggtgcgattatgacagctaAGTTCAACTTCAGCAATTCCTCCAATTTCCAAACTTgttccgttaatcacccgaaatcaacccgagaccctcgggacctcaaccaaacataccagcaTATCCCACAACATCATACTAACTTAGGTAAAgcatcaaatcactcaaaacaatatcaaaacaccaaattacactcggattcaGGCTTAAGTACTTTTAAACTTTCGAgttccacaaacgatgccgaaacccgcTAAACTACGTCTGAATggcctcaaatttttcacataagtcaaaaaTAATACCACTAacatattccaacttccagaattctattccgactccgatatcaaaatttttactaccaaccaaaatcgccaaaattctaactttcgccaattcaagcctaattctatcacgggcctccaaatcacattccgaacgcgctcccaagtccaaaatgacctaacggagctaacagaaccatcaaacttcaaatctgaggtcatttatatataattcaacatccggttgacttttccaacttaagcttctactttagagactaagtgtctcaattcactctgaaaccactccggccCCAAACCAACTAtcccgatatatcataatatagctgaaaattACAAAAGGAAGTAAGAAATGTGAGAAActgggctataactctcgaaacgaccgtcCGGATAGTTAcaatggctttactacatctaagtaggtcatattataccataactcttacttcagtttattattactgaggtctgctaccaaactccaagttactctcattgcttattctatatgtataaatctaagtcttttaatgcttcctcattactgttcatcttaaaaatggcggcctaatctcatctcatactttgtaacttttatccatccattgttgattcacctcaatgttgacctacaatctaccactgataacttgaaacctcttacgtaatacattatcaCTGGGGCTCACGTCgcatcgaggaacatttgaagtgatttgcctgGTCAACTTTAATAActgtattttatagcatcccaatgtgatt
The sequence above is drawn from the Nicotiana tabacum cultivar K326 chromosome 13, ASM71507v2, whole genome shotgun sequence genome and encodes:
- the LOC142168350 gene encoding zinc finger BED domain-containing protein RICESLEEPER 2-like; this encodes MMLSYATIVDLVEFMEQSLQQNISNRGNAKNSTTGSKAVCSKNVFEKEKISYLVCLDIDTTWNSTYKMLEHVEKFEKAFVRMELDDPNYKKYFDGGYNGISNFCEELRDGRKKFVNKKKRDKKIIGPPKHEDFQAARCFAKFLKLFYNMTLKFSGSLYTTSNTFFRELTNYLLFVAVVLDPHFKLEYVEFCFGKIYGHDNILIKSRIASVTECLDELYHEYKRLYTFEQEKFEDLTSSEVSHGMDIDECDKRNKTKFSVLSRLAKDVLAIPVSTVSSKQAFSTSGRVIDSFRSSLTPKTVEALICTQNWLLSTHIDLGESLGNIESLEEIEEDCLNSAPTIIANVDE